The following proteins are co-located in the Alistipes sp. ZOR0009 genome:
- a CDS encoding phosphatase PAP2 family protein, which yields MNKLLLTPLILLFIHVGMASAQDSTAVSARTVSANDSTLAKKSRPTTTIQVNDSTQITYESPKGYHFITNIPKDWCEFGRRTVQKKGLITVGALAATTAILMTFDRQAMDAVQQFSRWAGVSNERKFANAIKFNVGGTRVNMMDLPQNLNSTLYYIGEGWPTIAFTAGVLTKGLICKDSRAILTASQIAEGYIAMGVTVQLIKRITGRQSPFKTESGTGDWHLFPSTSHYQSDVPNHDAFPSGHLATAMASVTIYAENYPEIRWIRPVGYSVIGLIGLSMMNNGVHWLSDYPLALAIGYTYGKIVTSRGKTISFIRKMGKESNKGKLTFGPTLIDRNNVGLALHLSL from the coding sequence ATGAACAAGCTACTTTTAACGCCACTCATTCTCCTTTTTATCCACGTAGGGATGGCATCGGCGCAGGACAGCACGGCAGTATCTGCCCGCACCGTTAGCGCCAACGACAGCACCCTCGCAAAGAAATCGCGACCTACAACAACCATCCAAGTTAACGACTCTACCCAAATCACCTACGAATCGCCAAAAGGATATCACTTTATTACCAACATCCCTAAGGATTGGTGCGAATTTGGACGACGCACCGTACAGAAGAAGGGGCTAATTACCGTGGGCGCGCTGGCTGCCACCACCGCCATCCTTATGACCTTCGACAGGCAGGCAATGGACGCCGTGCAGCAGTTTAGCCGATGGGCCGGAGTTAGCAACGAGCGTAAGTTTGCCAACGCCATTAAGTTTAATGTTGGCGGTACTAGGGTTAACATGATGGACCTTCCGCAAAACCTAAACTCTACCCTTTACTATATAGGAGAGGGATGGCCAACCATCGCCTTTACAGCTGGCGTGCTGACCAAAGGGCTAATTTGCAAGGATAGTAGGGCCATACTTACCGCATCGCAAATTGCCGAAGGCTATATTGCCATGGGAGTAACCGTACAGCTTATTAAACGTATTACGGGACGCCAAAGCCCCTTTAAAACCGAAAGCGGAACGGGCGATTGGCACCTTTTCCCCAGCACCTCGCACTACCAATCGGATGTGCCCAACCACGACGCCTTCCCATCGGGCCATTTGGCCACCGCCATGGCCTCCGTTACCATATACGCCGAAAACTATCCCGAAATAAGGTGGATACGCCCCGTTGGCTACTCCGTTATCGGACTTATTGGCCTGTCGATGATGAACAACGGCGTGCATTGGCTTAGCGACTACCCGTTGGCCCTTGCCATTGGCTACACCTACGGAAAAATAGTGACATCGCGAGGAAAAACCATTTCGTTTATCCGAAAAATGGGTAAGGAGAGCAATAAGGGAAAGCTAACCTTTGGCCCCACCCTTATAGATAGAAACAACGTCGGGCTAGCGCTCCACCTATCGCTATAG
- a CDS encoding phosphatase PAP2 family protein, whose translation MKAIRLLLLNALFTPLLLFPTNLTAQYASLYHRAAYDTTRTAIRYPSFPDAFAKEPLENQFQRITTSKAFQLTYIPAGIFTFAALSCKSDDYVRAARNYNIPQFSYRYDDYMQYAPGLLTYALKAFGVDGRSSWGRLAVSTGFSAAIMGATVNTLKGTIHKWRPDHSANNSFPSGHTAMAFTLATWLHKEYGVTRSPLYSIFGYATATSIAMGRVMNNKHWLSDVAAGAGIGILSSNLGYYFGDLIYGNKGLSSRAICQDLPPTDFKPTFWNISSGYSVLNNVIELEDDTNIELNLGFYVGTEGAYFVTPHLGFGGKISINTSTLELNESSFLDAHPNFKSQVDYVQPGSMSVTHIFVGPYFSYPISRRFYLNTKLLGGYASSSASEILFVKKKVPGTANPEKIVGYRSKIDRHWGFETGIATVTMLSRNMGLRLFADYSMSLARPRYAEIENIDAGVPTYSSFRDTRDATQNLVLGIGINAYFD comes from the coding sequence ATGAAAGCTATAAGATTACTATTGCTAAACGCACTATTTACTCCCCTTTTGCTATTTCCAACAAATTTGACGGCCCAATATGCCAGCCTGTACCACCGCGCAGCTTACGACACAACGCGCACCGCGATAAGATATCCCTCCTTTCCCGATGCCTTCGCTAAAGAGCCTCTGGAAAATCAGTTTCAACGAATTACAACCAGCAAAGCATTTCAGCTAACCTACATTCCTGCTGGTATCTTTACGTTTGCAGCACTCTCGTGCAAAAGCGACGACTACGTTAGGGCAGCCCGCAACTACAATATTCCCCAATTCAGCTACCGCTACGACGACTACATGCAGTACGCTCCGGGGTTACTTACCTACGCGCTAAAAGCGTTTGGGGTAGATGGACGTAGCTCGTGGGGCCGACTAGCCGTATCAACGGGCTTTTCGGCAGCCATTATGGGGGCAACGGTTAATACCCTAAAGGGAACCATCCATAAGTGGCGCCCCGATCACTCTGCCAACAACTCCTTTCCTTCGGGACACACCGCAATGGCCTTCACCCTGGCAACTTGGCTCCATAAGGAGTATGGGGTAACCCGAAGCCCGCTTTACAGCATCTTTGGATACGCTACAGCTACCTCCATTGCCATGGGGCGGGTTATGAACAACAAGCACTGGCTTTCGGATGTGGCCGCCGGCGCTGGTATTGGCATCCTATCATCTAACCTAGGATACTACTTCGGCGATCTTATCTACGGAAATAAGGGATTATCCTCGCGCGCCATTTGTCAAGACCTGCCACCCACCGATTTTAAGCCTACCTTCTGGAATATCAGCTCGGGATACTCCGTTTTAAATAACGTAATAGAGCTGGAGGATGACACCAACATAGAGCTAAATTTGGGATTCTATGTGGGTACCGAAGGAGCCTACTTCGTAACGCCCCACCTAGGCTTTGGCGGTAAGATATCCATTAATACCAGTACACTGGAGCTTAACGAGTCCTCCTTCTTGGATGCCCACCCCAACTTCAAGTCGCAGGTAGACTACGTGCAGCCGGGCAGCATGTCGGTAACGCATATCTTTGTGGGACCCTACTTTTCGTACCCCATCTCGCGCCGATTTTACCTAAACACCAAGCTGCTTGGTGGCTACGCATCATCATCGGCATCCGAAATACTATTTGTAAAAAAGAAGGTACCCGGTACCGCCAATCCAGAGAAGATTGTTGGCTACCGATCGAAGATTGACAGGCACTGGGGCTTCGAAACGGGCATTGCCACGGTAACAATGCTATCGCGCAACATGGGGCTTCGCCTTTTTGCCGACTACTCCATGAGCCTTGCTCGCCCCCGCTACGCCGAAATAGAAAACATTGATGCAGGAGTTCCCACCTACTCCTCCTTTAGGGATACCCGCGATGCCACGCAAAATCTCGTGCTGGGGATTGGCATTAACGCCTACTTCGACTAA
- a CDS encoding aminopeptidase P family protein — MFSAKTYIERRRRLQADVASGILLFLGNDDCGMNYADNTYHFRQDSTFLYFFGSDYAGLSAIIDIDNDREIIFGDELTIDHIVWMGTQPTIREKSLQVGVNLTMPLSSLKTYIDEAIRKGRKVHFLPPYRPEHQVKLFELTGVNPAEQASLASLDFIKAVVNQRNYKSDEEIVQIEDAVNISAEMHLHAMQMARPGMKEADIAAAVTSIALAREGNLSFPVIATINGQTLHNHYHGNTLKDGDMLLLDAGAENRMHYAGDLSSTIPVSKCFSDRQRSIYQIALNAHQSAVAALRPGVAFRDIHLLAVKAIVDGMKELGLMKGDATEAVNAGAHALFFQCGLGHMMGLDVHDMENLGEVWVGYNGEPKSTQFGLKSLRLARKLEPGFVLTIEPGVYFIPELIDMWKAEKRFEQFINYSEVEKYRDFGGLRNEEDFLITADGARRLGKHVPITMEDVEAMR, encoded by the coding sequence ATGTTTTCAGCAAAAACGTATATCGAACGCCGTAGGCGTCTGCAAGCCGATGTTGCATCTGGTATTCTCCTATTCTTGGGCAACGACGATTGCGGCATGAACTATGCCGATAACACCTACCATTTTAGGCAGGATTCCACTTTCCTATACTTCTTTGGCTCCGACTATGCGGGGCTTTCGGCCATTATCGATATCGATAACGATCGGGAAATCATCTTTGGTGACGAGCTAACCATCGACCATATTGTTTGGATGGGCACGCAGCCCACCATCCGCGAGAAGAGCTTACAGGTTGGCGTTAATCTAACCATGCCGCTCTCTTCGCTCAAAACCTACATCGACGAGGCTATCAGAAAAGGACGTAAGGTGCATTTCCTTCCTCCATATCGACCCGAGCATCAGGTTAAGCTGTTCGAACTAACAGGGGTTAACCCTGCCGAACAGGCATCGTTGGCGTCGTTGGATTTTATTAAGGCGGTGGTAAACCAACGTAACTATAAATCGGACGAGGAGATTGTACAGATAGAGGATGCGGTGAACATATCTGCCGAGATGCACCTGCATGCCATGCAAATGGCCCGTCCGGGGATGAAGGAAGCAGATATTGCTGCAGCTGTTACCAGCATTGCGCTTGCTAGGGAGGGGAACTTATCGTTTCCGGTTATTGCCACCATCAACGGACAAACGCTGCATAACCACTACCACGGAAATACTCTGAAGGATGGCGATATGCTGCTGCTCGATGCTGGTGCCGAGAATAGGATGCACTATGCTGGCGACCTATCGTCTACCATTCCGGTATCGAAATGCTTTAGCGATAGGCAACGAAGCATTTACCAGATAGCGCTTAATGCCCACCAAAGTGCAGTGGCCGCCCTTAGGCCCGGTGTTGCCTTTAGGGATATCCATCTGCTGGCCGTAAAAGCTATTGTTGATGGCATGAAGGAGCTTGGCCTTATGAAGGGCGACGCTACCGAAGCGGTAAATGCGGGTGCGCACGCGCTATTCTTCCAGTGTGGCTTGGGGCATATGATGGGGCTAGATGTGCACGACATGGAAAACCTGGGAGAGGTTTGGGTTGGCTACAACGGAGAGCCAAAGAGCACCCAGTTTGGGTTAAAGTCGTTGCGCCTTGCCCGTAAGCTCGAGCCAGGATTTGTGCTTACCATCGAGCCAGGTGTTTACTTTATTCCAGAGCTTATTGATATGTGGAAGGCAGAAAAACGCTTCGAGCAGTTTATTAACTACAGCGAGGTGGAGAAGTATCGCGACTTTGGAGGGCTACGCAACGAGGAGGATTTCCTTATTACCGCCGATGGTGCCCGCCGCCTAGGTAAGCATGTACCCATTACCATGGAGGATGTTGAAGCGATGCGCTAG
- a CDS encoding dipeptidase → MNKIVKLAVLLIPALLWQSNLLGCTVIVAGKKATVDGSVLNSHTDCGADCRIRVVPGKKYPKGVLAPVYYGIQRVDLPFGNDGEVLGYIPQVEQTYSYFRSAYSHMNQHQLCIGESTLSQRDELQVAKGEGKQIMTVEQAMIFALERCKKAEDALALITSLMEKYGFLPSCGPESECLTIADPDKVWILELFSVGKGWTPESGKPGVIWAAQRLADEDVAIIPNWSIIKEIDLSQPDRFKASSNYMSEAIERGWYSPKSGKPFIWQKAYAPIAREWATNRFWLFANTFKPSEAKIPSRKTTDAYGMLDQYPQFVEDLDLYPTSFTPDKKVTVRDIMDFQRSTFTGTIYDKENDPSWYYMGKDGNAVKSKLATPFPTREMQRLFKTTRRRAVARPDGEYGMVAQLRGWLPNEVGGVYWVFQDNAYTSPYLPIFAGVTAVPASYATYNPNKVEDNSARWAIDMVDNLLYLNWQDGKQDLAAARRPMEDRFFERNAQVEKEYVDLKAKNPKKAQELLNAHCAECASQIMDTYKELRNTLLVKYSNNKR, encoded by the coding sequence ATGAATAAGATAGTTAAGTTGGCTGTGTTGCTTATCCCTGCGCTGCTTTGGCAGAGTAACCTGTTGGGATGTACCGTTATTGTTGCGGGGAAAAAGGCAACGGTAGATGGTAGCGTACTGAATTCGCATACCGACTGTGGCGCCGATTGCCGTATTCGGGTTGTTCCGGGTAAAAAATATCCGAAGGGAGTGCTTGCACCCGTGTATTACGGTATCCAGCGTGTAGATCTTCCTTTTGGAAACGATGGCGAGGTATTGGGGTATATTCCTCAGGTGGAGCAAACCTACTCCTACTTTCGCTCTGCCTACTCGCACATGAATCAGCACCAGCTTTGCATTGGCGAAAGCACCTTAAGCCAAAGGGACGAGCTGCAGGTGGCCAAAGGCGAGGGAAAGCAGATAATGACGGTGGAGCAGGCGATGATTTTTGCGCTGGAAAGGTGTAAGAAGGCCGAAGATGCGCTTGCCCTTATTACTTCGTTGATGGAGAAGTATGGGTTTCTTCCATCGTGCGGACCCGAAAGCGAATGCCTAACCATTGCCGATCCCGACAAGGTTTGGATTCTGGAGCTCTTTAGCGTAGGCAAAGGATGGACGCCCGAAAGCGGAAAGCCCGGGGTGATATGGGCTGCCCAGCGTTTAGCCGACGAAGATGTTGCCATAATTCCCAACTGGAGCATCATAAAGGAGATTGATCTATCGCAGCCAGATAGGTTTAAGGCCTCGTCGAACTACATGAGCGAGGCGATTGAGCGTGGTTGGTACTCTCCTAAAAGCGGAAAACCCTTCATTTGGCAAAAGGCGTATGCCCCCATCGCCAGAGAGTGGGCAACCAACCGATTTTGGCTTTTTGCGAACACCTTTAAGCCCAGCGAAGCTAAAATCCCAAGCCGAAAAACTACCGATGCATACGGTATGCTCGATCAGTACCCCCAGTTTGTCGAAGATCTAGACCTGTATCCAACATCCTTTACGCCAGATAAGAAGGTTACCGTAAGGGATATTATGGATTTTCAGCGCTCTACCTTTACTGGAACCATCTACGATAAGGAAAACGATCCGTCGTGGTACTATATGGGCAAGGATGGTAATGCGGTGAAAAGCAAGCTGGCAACTCCATTCCCCACAAGGGAAATGCAGCGACTTTTTAAGACAACTCGCCGCCGTGCAGTTGCTCGTCCCGATGGCGAATATGGCATGGTTGCCCAGCTAAGAGGATGGCTGCCCAACGAGGTAGGTGGTGTATACTGGGTTTTCCAAGATAATGCCTACACGTCTCCCTATCTTCCAATATTTGCAGGGGTAACGGCTGTTCCGGCTAGCTATGCAACCTATAATCCCAATAAGGTGGAGGATAACTCTGCACGTTGGGCCATAGATATGGTAGATAACCTGCTATACCTAAACTGGCAGGATGGGAAGCAGGATTTGGCGGCTGCGCGCAGGCCTATGGAGGATCGTTTCTTTGAGAGAAACGCTCAGGTGGAGAAGGAGTATGTGGACTTGAAGGCGAAAAATCCTAAAAAAGCGCAGGAGCTGCTAAATGCTCATTGCGCCGAGTGTGCCTCGCAGATTATGGATACCTACAAGGAGTTACGCAATACGCTTTTGGTAAAGTACTCGAATAATAAGAGGTAG